One window of Solirubrobacterales bacterium genomic DNA carries:
- a CDS encoding pyridoxal-phosphate dependent enzyme — MNPYYDLLNKPCGGIFTDIVDSIGHTPLVELPTLSPREGVRIYAKLESANPTGSVKDRVARSMMKAAEETGAIGPGQTILEPTSGNTGISLAMICRRQGYPLKVVMPDNVTAERTQLLEMYGAEIVYSEGAKGSNGAVELALELAEDSQYYMPYQYGNEANPDAHYNGTAVEILEELEEVAAFVGGLGTGGTLMGNGRRLKEANPETRIVAAEPLQGELVQGLRSLDDGFIPPIIDLSLLDRKIMVSNRDAIVWTKRLLEDEGIFAGVSAGAVAAIAVRIAGELESGNIVFLVPDGGWKYLSSGVYTKSIEELGDVDATNWW, encoded by the coding sequence ATGAATCCTTACTACGACCTCCTCAACAAGCCCTGCGGTGGCATCTTCACCGACATCGTCGACTCGATCGGCCACACGCCGCTGGTTGAACTGCCGACACTTTCACCCCGGGAAGGGGTTCGGATCTACGCCAAGCTCGAGTCGGCCAACCCGACCGGGTCGGTCAAGGACCGGGTCGCCCGTTCGATGATGAAGGCCGCCGAGGAGACCGGGGCGATCGGGCCCGGCCAGACCATCCTTGAGCCCACCTCGGGCAACACCGGGATCTCGCTGGCGATGATCTGCCGGCGCCAGGGCTACCCACTCAAGGTTGTGATGCCGGACAACGTCACCGCCGAGCGCACCCAGCTACTCGAGATGTACGGCGCCGAGATCGTGTACTCGGAAGGCGCCAAGGGTTCCAACGGCGCGGTCGAGCTGGCCCTCGAGCTGGCCGAGGATTCGCAGTACTACATGCCTTACCAGTACGGGAACGAGGCCAACCCGGATGCCCACTACAACGGCACCGCGGTCGAGATCCTCGAGGAACTCGAGGAGGTGGCCGCCTTCGTCGGCGGACTCGGTACCGGCGGCACCCTGATGGGTAACGGCCGCCGCCTGAAGGAAGCGAACCCGGAGACCAGGATCGTTGCCGCCGAACCGCTGCAGGGTGAACTGGTCCAGGGCCTGCGTTCGCTCGATGACGGGTTCATCCCGCCGATCATCGACCTCTCTCTGCTGGACCGCAAGATCATGGTCTCCAACCGGGACGCGATCGTCTGGACCAAGCGCCTGCTCGAGGACGAAGGCATCTTCGCCGGAGTCTCGGCCGGTGCGGTCGCCGCGATCGCCGTACGGATCGCCGGTGAACTCGAGTCGGGGAACATCGTCTTCCTGGTCCCGGACGGCGGCTGGAAGTACCTCTCCTCCGGGGTCTACACCAAGTCGATCGAGGAACTCGGCGACGTGGACGCGACCAACTGGTGGTAG